AATCGCCAAAGACCGTCTCTATCAGCCCGACCTCCACGGCTGCGATGCGCGCGCAAGCGGGCAGTTTACGCTTTATCACACCCTTTTTTCGATTTTGAAGCTCTATGCGCCGTATATCCCGCACATGACCGAGGTGATTTATCAGGACTTTTTCAGGCGGTATGAGGGCGAAAAGTCGATTCATCTGCTGAAGTGGGAACAGTCCGGAAAAGCCGATGAGACGGTTTTGGCGTTCGGCGAATATCTGAAAAAATCCGTCGCAGAGGTGCGCAAATATAAGTCCGAGCACAATCTCTCGATGCGCACGGAGATTGACGAGATGGCGGTCAGCGCGCCCGAAGCGCTGCTGCCGATGTTCAGGGAGAGCGAAAAGGACTTGCGGTCCTGTTCGAGGGCGGGAAGGATTGTGTATCGGGCGGAATAAACAGAGCGAAGATTTTCGGTAAAAATCCTTGACAGGCAGGAATATGCATGTTATAATGAACCGCTGTTATGACTTTCAGTCAGCGACTACAGCGTCAAACAAAGAGGTGAGACGACATGAAGGAAAAGATTCATCCGAAATACGAAAAGACAACGATCAGATGCGCCTGCGGCGAAGTCATCGAAGTGGGCTCCACCAAGAAGGATATGCGTCTTGATATTTGCTCGAAGTGCCATCCGTTCTATACGGGCAAACAGAAGCTGGTCGACAGCGGCGGACGCGTCGATAAGTTCAACAAGAGATTCAATCTCGAACAGAAGTAATCCATTTAAGCAAAACTTCGCGGTGCTTCGGCGCCGCTTCTGCGGTGCTGTCGCATAAGAGCGCGGTACCGCTTTTTGCTTTATTCGCGCAAGTTTGCGGGTGTGTATGAACAGCT
This region of Oscillospiraceae bacterium genomic DNA includes:
- the rpmE gene encoding 50S ribosomal protein L31 — encoded protein: MKEKIHPKYEKTTIRCACGEVIEVGSTKKDMRLDICSKCHPFYTGKQKLVDSGGRVDKFNKRFNLEQK